In Festucalex cinctus isolate MCC-2025b chromosome 5, RoL_Fcin_1.0, whole genome shotgun sequence, a single genomic region encodes these proteins:
- the LOC144018929 gene encoding myogenesis-regulating glycosidase-like: MGGFTELQCCTCASLRGCVLEANRCYGQVGTTQNGDITKDKKLLPHIKFSMYQIVPVAPGEQSLSEETGGSPLKKRGTQEARPLVIASVLGCVLVLAAVVAWCYYSASLRKAQLMRTELLDLNKDGFVIRNEAGDIIFTMNFRSATLDLDSCSHEENLLSCTESDAGKINFFIHTVRLKDTVLCYRVRWEPLQDKRAVEHAMACNGSHWYGGAESAIQHWPISIEGEQEPQPFITSDVYSNRNAFGGILERYWLSSNAVAIKINDSVPFHLGWSEKDMTLHFQARYQDSPFRPPEGQQATPELSYRVCVGSDVTSIHKYMVRRYFPKPVKVPSAEVFKHPVWSTWALYKTSVTQEKLLQYAADITKHGFTCSHLELDDRYTADYGEFDFDPQKFPNASGMFEALREDGFQVTLWTHPFINYDSINFGVAVQDGLFVREPGGELPALVRWWNGIGGILDFTNPDARNWYLVQLTKLKAHYGVTSFKFDAGETSYLPRQFSTLIPLADPSTFTRLYTEMAEPFSERAELRVGYQSQKISCFYRIIDRDSVWGYELGLKSIIPTVLTISILGYQFVLPDMIGGNAYSDHMAGNDLPDRELYIRWLELSAFMPAMQFSIPPWYYDDEVVEIARKFTKLHEELVAPRVLELANEVLKTGDPIIRPVWWIANDDEAAYKVDSQFLIGDDLMVAPVLEAGKQERDIYLPAGRWRSYKGEHFVKGPKYLTDYPVDLDEIAYFLWVH; the protein is encoded by the exons GTTGGAACCACCCAAAATGGAGACATTACCAAGGACAAGAAG CTCCTCCCTCACATAAAGTTCAGCATGTATCAGATTGTCCCAGTGGCCCCCGGGGAGCAGTCCCTGTCCGAAGAGACTGGGGGATCCCCGCTAAAAAAGCGAGGAACTCAGGAAGCCCGGCCCCTGGTCATTGCAAGCGTTCTGGGCTGTGTGTTGGTTCTGGCTGCCGTGGTGGCCTGGTGCTACTACTCGGCATCTCTGCGCAAAGCCCAGCTCATGAGGACAGAGCTGCTGGACCTCAACAAGGATGGTTTTGTCATCCGGAACGAGGCGGGCGACATTATATTCACCATGAATTTCAG GTCCGCCACACTGGATTTAGACTCCTGCTCTCATGAGGAAAATCTTCTAAGCTGCACCGAGTCAGATGCTGGCAAGATCAACTTTTTTATCCACACGGTTCGACTGAAGGACACCGTGTTGTGCTACCGCGTGCGCTGGGAGCCTCTGCAAGATAAGCGCGCAGTGGAGCACGCCATGGCTTGTAATGGCTCTCACTGGTATGGAGGGGCAGAGTCAGCCATCCAGCACTGGCCGATCAGCATCGAAGGCGAGCAGGAACCTCAGCCTTTCATCACCAGCGACGTTTACTCAAATCGGAATGCTTTTGGGGGGATTCTCGAACGCTATTGGCTCTCGTCCAACGCGGTGGCCATCAAGATCAATGATTCTGTGCCCTTTCATTTGGGCTGGTCTGAGAAGGACATGACGCTTCACTTCCAGGCCCGATATCAAGATTCTCCATTCAGACCACCAGAGGGACAGCAGGCCACACCAGAACTCAGCTACAGAGTGTGTGTGGGCTCAGATGTCACCTCAATTCATAAATACATG gTGCGCCGCTATTTCCCAAAGCCTGTCAAGGTCCCATCTGCTGAGGTGTTCAAACACCCGGTGTGGTCCACTTGGGCTCTGTACAAGACGTCTGTCACCCAGGAGAAGTTGCTGCAGTACGCAGCTGACATCACCAAACATGGCTTCACCTGCTCTCACCTGGAGCTGGACGACCGCTACACCGCCGACTACGGCGAGTTCGACTTCGACCCCCAGAAGTTCCCCAACGCCAGCGGTATGTTCGAGGCGCTCCGAGAGGACGGCTTTCAAGTGACGCTCTGGACTCACCCCTTCATCAACTACGACTCTATCAACTTCGGCGTCGCCGTTCAGGACGGTCTGTTTGTGCGCGAGCCCGGCGGCGAGCTGCCAGCTCTTGTTCGCTGGTGGAACGGCATCGGTGGAATTTTGGACTTTACCAACCCAGATGCCCGCAACTGGTATTTGGTCCAACTGACCAAACTGAAAGCACACTACGGCGTGACCTCCTTCAAGTTTGATGCAGGGGAGACCAGCTATCTCCCTCGACAGTTTAGCACGCTAATCCCGCTAGCTGACCCCTCCACCTTCACCCGCCTCTACACCGAGATGGCCGAACCGTTTAGTGAGCGGGCCGAGCTGAGGGTGGGCTACCAGAGTCAGAAAATCTCCTGCTTCTACAGGATTATTGACAGGGACTCGGTGTGGGGTTATGAGCTCGGCCTCAAGTCCATCATTCCCACCGTTCTGACCATCAGCATCCTGGGGTACCAGTTTGTCCTGCCTGATATGATCGGCGGGAATGCGTACTCTGACCACATGGCAG GCAATGACCTGCCTGACCGGGAGCTGTACATCAGATGGTTGGAGCTGTCTGCGTTCATGCCGGCTATGCAGTTTTCTATACCACCATGGTACTATGACGATGAA GTGGTGGAAATAGCGCGGAAGTTCACCAAACTCCACGAGGAGCTGGTTGCCCCCAGGGTTCTCGAGTTGGCCAACGAAGTGCTTAAAACAGGCGATCCCATCATCAGGCCCGTCTGGTGGATCGCCAACGACGACGAGGCGGCTTATAAGGTCGACTCCCAGTTCCTGATTGGGGATGACCTGATGGTGGCGCCCGTGTTGGAAGCAGGCAAGCAGGAACGCGACATCTACTTGCCTGCAGGGAGGTGGAGAAGCTACAAGGGGGAACATTTTGTTAAGGGCCCCAAGTACCTCACTGACTACCCTGTTGACCTGGACGAAATTGCCTACTTTTTATGGGTTCACTGA